A genomic window from Brassica oleracea var. oleracea cultivar TO1000 chromosome C8, BOL, whole genome shotgun sequence includes:
- the LOC106310236 gene encoding CASP-like protein 2A1 → MEKSADHHKTSHACSGGAATEKWEEVSTAFRTAETMLRLAPVGLCLAALVITLKDSQNNEFGSVSYSNLSAFWYLVHANGICAGYSLLSAAIAAMRGSSSTMPRVWTFFCLDQILTYVVLAAGAVSTEVLYLAYKGDNAITWSDACSSFGSFCHRATASVIITFVVVCLYVILSLISSYKLFTRFDPPATVDSNKNVEVSVFGN, encoded by the exons ATGGAGAAGAGCGCTGATCATCACAAGACTAGCCACGCCTGTTCTGGTGGTGCTGCGACTGAGAAGTGGGAGGAGGTTAGTACTGCATTCCGAACCGCAGAGACAATGCTCCGGTTAGCTCCGGTGGGGCTTTGTCTTGCGGCGCTTGTTATCACGCTTAAAGACTCTCAGAATAATGAGTTCGGTTCAGTTTCTTATTCCAATCTCTCAGCTTTCTG GTACTTGGTGCACGCAAATGGAATATGTGCAGGCTACTCTCTCCTGTCAGCAGCTATTGCAGCCATGCGTGGTTCTTCTTCTACAATGCCTCGTGTTTGGACCTTCTTCTGTCTCGACCAG ATTCTGACATACGTGGTTCTTGCTGCTGGAGCTGTGTCTACTGAAGTTCTGTACTTAGCCTACAAAGGAGACAATGCCATTACGTGGAGCGATGCGTGCAGTTCCTTTGGCAGTTTCTGCCATAGAGCCACGGCTTCTGTTATAATCACATTCGTCGTGGTTTGCTTATATGTCATTCTCTCTCTCATATCTTCTTATAAGCTCTTTACTCGCTTTGATCCACCAGCCACCGTTGACTCCAACAAAAACGTCGAAGTTTCCGTCTTTGGAAACTGA
- the LOC106307357 gene encoding LOW QUALITY PROTEIN: receptor-like protein 2 (The sequence of the model RefSeq protein was modified relative to this genomic sequence to represent the inferred CDS: inserted 1 base in 1 codon) produces MVYENMRSKSKSYVRSSSTTRPIQPLSLHMLQLFIHCFLSFYFLFLTVSEAVCNPQDQETLLWFSGNVSSPVSPLKWNPSVDCCSWEGITCDDSLNSHITNISLPSRGLFGNLTSTILSLHSLTHLDLSRNRLLGPLPPGFFSSLDQLRVLNLSYNSFSGELPLEQSFGNNGSIMFFPIETIDLSNNLLQGKILSSSKFLQGVLNLTSFNVSNNSFIGPLPSFLCKSSPQLSDLDFSYNDFSGFISQGLGRCLRLSILRAGFNRLSGDIPSDIYILSKLEQLFLPSNHLSGKISDDITRLKKLTSLELYFNLLEGDIPRGIGNLSSLRSLQLLTNYLTGPVPLSLANCTNLVSLNLRVNQLGGSLTELDFSQFKSLSVIDIGNNSFTGDLPEKVYSCKSLTAIRFSGNKLTGQISPQILKLESLSFLSLSDNXLTNITDALTILQGCKKLSTLLVALNFYNETFPSNKDLISPNGFPKLKIFGIGGCGLKGEIPAWLINIKSLEVLDLSVNQLVGPIPGWLGTLPNLFYLELSDNQLSGQLSNDIFQLKALMSQKSHDETDRNSLELPVYVSPSSVTTYKQQYNHMSSLPPAIYISRNNLTGSIPVEVGKLKAIQILDLSFNSLSGVIPDELPNLTRLERLDLSNNNLTGRIPWSLRLLHFMSYFSVAYNNLEGPVPTGGQFDTFLKAYFEGNALLCGGILLNPCMSPTQPTATVTTQDEDELSRTIFLGLGFGYFFGLASFIVVRACYAGVI; encoded by the exons ATGGTTTATGAGAACATGAGATCCAAATCCAAAAGCTATGTGAGGTCTTCATCAACCACAAGACCAATACAACCTCTTAGTCTTCACATGCTTCAATTATTCATTCACTGTTTTCTTTCCTTCTATTTCCTCTTTCTAACAGTTTCAGAGGCTGTCTGCAACCCACAAGATCAAGAAACTCTCCTGTGGTTCTCAGGTAACGTATCTTCTCCGGTCTCTCCTCTGAAATGGAATCCATCCGTTGACTGTTGCTCGTGGGAAGGCATAACCTGCGATGATTCACTGAATAGTCACATCACCAACATCTCTTTGCCATCTAGAGGACTCTTTGGCAATCTCACTTCAACTATTCTGAGTCTCCATAGTCTCACTCACCTAGATCTTTCTCGCAACCGTCTTTTAGGTCCTCTACCACCAGGTTTCTTCTCATCCCTTGATCAGCTCAGGGTTCTTAACCTTAGTTACAACAGTTTCAGTGGTGAGTTGCCACTTGAACAATCATTTGGTAATAATGGAAGCATCATGTTCTTCCCTATTGAAACCATTGATCTGTCAAACAATCTTCTCCAGGGAAAAATCCTCAGTAGCTCTAAGTTTCTCCAGGGTGTTTTGAACTTGACCAGTTTCAATGTTAGCAACAACAGTTTCATAGGACCACTCCCTTCTTTCTTGTGCAAGAGTTCACCACAGCTTAGTGATCTGGATTTCTCCTATAATGATTTTAGCGGCTTCATCTCTCAAGGACTAGGCAGATGTTTGAGACTAAGTATCCTTAGAGCAGGTTTCAACAGACTCTCTGGAGACATCCCAAGTGATATCTACATTCTCTCCAAGCTAGAGCAACTGTTTCTGCCATCCAATCACCTTTCTGGAAAGATCAGTGATGATATCACCCGGCTCAAGAAACTTACCTCACTAGAGCTTTACTTTAATCTCCTTGAAGGAGACATACCAAGGGGCATAGGCAACCTCTCCAGCCTGAGGAGCCTTCAGCTCCTTACCAATTACCTCACTGGTCCTGTCCCACTTTCTCTAGCAAACTGCACGAATCTTGTCAGCTTGAACTTGAGGGTCAATCAGCTAGGAGGAAGCTTAACAGAGCTTGACTTTTCTCAGTTTAAGAGTCTTAGCGTTATAGATATTGGAAACAATAGCTTCACCGGTGATCTCCCTGAGAAGGTTTACTCCTGCAAATCACTCACAGCAATCAGATTCTCAGGCAACAAGCTAACGGGACAAATATCTCCTCAGATACTGAAACTTGAGTCCTTATCATTTCTGTCTCTTTCTGACA AACTGACAAACATTACAGATGCTCTCACAATTCTCCAGGGATGCAAGAAGTTGTCCACTCTCCTGGTGGCACTTAACTTTTACAATGAAACTTTTCCAAGCAACAAAGACTTAATATCTCCAAATGGATTCCCTAAACTCAAAATCTTTGGCATTGGTGGATGCGGATTGAAAGGTGAGATACCAGCTTGGCTGATCAACATCAAGAGCTTAGAAGTGTTGGACTTGTCAGTGAACCAACTAGTAGGTCCAATTCCTGGTTGGTTGGGAACTCTTCCCAACCTTTTCTACCTCGAACTTTCAGACAACCAGCTTTCAGGACAGCTTTCAAATGATATTTTCCAACTGAAGGCTCTGATGTCCCAAAAGTCCCATGATGAAACAGACCGGAACTCTCTAGAGCTTCCTGTCTATGTATCACCAAGCAGCGTTACAACCTATAAACAGCAATACAATCATATGTCCAGCCTCCCACCTGCCATTTACATCAGCAGGAATAACCTAACCGGTAGTATACCAGTAGAGGTTGGGAAGTTAAAGGCTATTCAAATTCTGGATCTTTCTTTTAATTCTTTGTCTGGGGTTATTCCAGATGAGTTGCCTAACCTCACAAGGTTAGAGAGGCTGGACTTATCTAACAATAATCTAACTGGTAGAATCCCTTGGTCGCTGAGGCTCCTCCATTTCATGTCTTACTTCAGTGTGGCTTACAACAATCTTGAGGGGCCAGTACCAACGGGAGGTCAGTTTGACACTTTTCTGAAAGCATATTTTGAAGGAAACGCTTTGTTGTGTGGTGGTATACTGCTTAACCCCTGCATGAGTCCAACACAGCCAACTGCTACAGTTACAACCCAAGATGAAGATGAGTTAAGCAGAACAATTTTTTTGGGGCTTGGCTTTGGATATTTTTTTGGATTAGCCTCTTTCATAGTGGTACGTGCTTGCTACGCAGGTGTAATATAA